Proteins encoded by one window of Panicum virgatum strain AP13 chromosome 7N, P.virgatum_v5, whole genome shotgun sequence:
- the LOC120683663 gene encoding uncharacterized protein LOC120683663 — MRRFQRSSRYSSTISPTRHKRTIGRSSWSRRSTTTAHPPASTLSSEEMEIRIGKFGNLKNIVNCKYSLKRGIVFLEEFQPEIISAHSTLIGCSIAPNIKEHFGLFKNVHIAVGSVLAGTFAHCFSCSRSVPADAVWHQ; from the exons ATGAGAAGATTTCAGCGATCATCTCGCTACTCATCAACTATTTCACCTACTCGCCACAAGCGAACCATCGGAAG GAGCTCCTGGTCGAGGAGGTCAACGACGACGGCTCATCCTCCTGCGTCGACACTTTCCTCAG AGGAGATGGAGATTAGGATTGGGAAATTTGGCAACCTTAAGAACATAGTAAACTGTAAATATAGCCTCAAGCGTGGAATAGTATTCCTTGAAGAATTTCAACCGGAGATAATTAGTGCTCACTCGACACTCATTGGGTGTTCGATTGCTCCAAATATTAAAG AACATTTTGGTTTGTTCAAGAATGTACATATTGCTGTGGGCTCAGTGCTTGCAGGCACCTTTGCACACTGTTTCAGTTGCAGCCGGAGTGTGCCCGCAGATGCAGTCTGGCACCAATAA